The Pseudomonas oryzicola genomic sequence GGCCTGGATGCCGGCCCGGATGATTTCGGTGGAATAGGCTCCAAGGTTGATCACCATGGCCAGCACAGCCGCCTGCCACTCGGTCAGGCGCAGGCCCAGCGCCGGCAGGCCGAAAAAGATGAAGAACAGCTGGACGATGAACGGCGTGTTACGGATCAGCTCGACATACAGGCCGAACAGTGCATCGAAAGGCCGCACGCGCCAGGCACGCACACCGGCGCCCAGCACACCGATGGCCACGCCCAGCAGCGTGCCAACCGCCGTCAGTTGCAGGGTGAACCCGGCGCCCTTGAGCAACAGGTCGGCCTGGGCCAGCACCGGGGCAAAGTCGAATTCATAAGCCATGTCTACAGGCTCCAGGCAACACTCAAAGGTCCGCCGGCAGCGGTTGCTTCAGCCATTTTTCGGCATTGCGGTTCAGGCTGCCGTCCGCCTTGGCGGCGTCCAGCGTGGCGTTGACCTTTTCCAACAGCGCCGGCTCGTTCTTGGCCACGCCCACGTAGACCGGCGAGTCCTTGAGCTTGACCTTGACCACCGGCACCTTGGCCGGGTTCTTCTCGGCGATGGCCGCCATCACCACACTGCCACTGGCGATCAGTTCGACCTGGCCGGAGAGGTAGGCGGCGATGGTCGAGTTATTGTCTTCGAAGCGCTTGATCACCGCGCCCTTGGGCGCCACGGCGCTGAGCTCCATGTCTTCGATCGAGCCACGGGTGACGCTGATGGTCTTGCCATCGACCGCGTCGATGCCGGCGATGTCCACGTCGGCCGGGCCGAACACTGCCAGGTAGAACGGCGCATAGGGGCGCGAGAAGTCGATTACCGCGGCACGCTCGGGGTTCTTGCCCAGGCTCGAGACCACCAGGTCGACCTTGCCGGTGGTGAGGAACGGGATGCGGTTGGTGCTGTTCACCGGCGTCAGTGCCAGCTTCACGCCAAGCTTGTCGGCCAGCAACTGCGCGGTATCGATGTCCAGGCCACGGGGCTTGAGATCGGGGCCGACCGAGCCGAAGGGCGGGAAGTCCTGCGGCACCGCCACTTTCAGCACGCCACGGGCGCTGATGTCGGCCAGCGCATCGGCCTGGGCGGTTGGCAGCGCCAGGGCGCCGCTGCAGAACAGGCTGGCCAGGAACAGGGTGCGGAATGTCTTCATCGAACGGCCTCGCAGAGATCAGGAGAAAGAAGGTGCCCGCTGGGCAGTGCACAGGGCATGCCAGCATGCGCTGCAACCCTGCACGCACCTGACGAAGGCGCGAACTGAACGGTCTTACTGGTCTGAACAGTCGGCAGGCATTGATCACTGGTCAAATGGCCACGCCCCGCTTTTGTGCAGCACGCCGCCCCTTGCGCCAGCACGGCGCAACGCTTGCCAGGGCTGGGCAATAGCCGTAAAAAGCCATGGTCATCGCCCTCCGACCGGTCTGAACAGCATGCTCGACACCCTTCCCCGCGCCGTCCCCGAACAGGCCCTGCAAGGCATCCGTAAACTGATCGATGAAGGCGCCTATCAGCCCGGCGATGCCCTGCCCTCGCAGCGCGACCTGGCCGAGCGGCTGGGGGTCAGCCGGGCGTCGCTGCGCGAGGCCCTGTCTTCACTCAGCGCCCTGGGCCTGGTCAGCGTGCAGCCGGGCAAGGGCGTGTTCGTGCAGGTACCGCCGCCCGCGGCGTTCATCTGGCCCTACGCCGAACAGGTGTCGGCCAGCGACACCTTCCAGCTGCGCTACGCCCTGGAAGGGTTTGCCGCCGGTCAGGCGGCGCTGGCGCTGACGGCGGACGACATCGACCGCCTTGAGGAAAATGTCGAGGCGATGCGCCAGGAGCTGCGTGCTGGCCACTTCGAAGCCGCTGCCCAGCTGGACTACGCCTTCCACCAGTTGCTGCTGCAGGCCTGTGGCAACCACGCCATGCTGCAGGTAATCACCGCCAGCCAGGACATCTTCCTGGAAAGCCAGAAGCTGCCGTTCATTCGCCCGGAGCGGGCCATGGAGACCTGGCAGGAACACCGCAAGATCCTTCGCGCCCTCAGCCGTCGCTCGCAGGCCGCGGCGCAAAAGGCGATGCAGGAGCACATTCGCAATGCAGCTTCACGCACCGGGGTCGTGTTTTCCGTATAGCGCCTGTCCCAAGCGGTCGAAACAGGCATCCCGAGGTCGCCCTGAACGAAGCGCGCCGCTGCCCGACTCGGTCTACTGGCCCTGATAACAACGATGGCGTGCTGAAGCGTGCCACATTCATCCAGGCTGCCTATGGAAACCGGAGAGCTTCCGTATGTCTGCATCGCATGAGGTATCACCCGCCACCCTGCGCCGGGTGATCGCCGCCTCGGCCATCGGCAATTTCGTGGAATGGTTCGACTTCGCCGTCTATGGCTTTCTCGCTACCCTGATCGCCAGCCAGTTCTTCGCCAGCGGCGACGCCAGCGTGGCCTTGCTGAAAACCTTCGCCGTGTTCGCCGTGGCCTTTGCCCTGCGCCCGCTGGGCGGTATCGTGTTTGGCGCGCTGGGTGACCGCCTGGGGCGCAAGCGCATCCTGTCACTGACCATCCTGCTGATGGCCGGCTCGACGACCCTGATCGGCCTGCTGCCGACCTACGCCAGCATCGGCCTGGCGGCCCCCGCACTGCTGACCTTGGCGCGCTGCCTGCAAGGCTTTTCTGCCGGTGGCGAGTATGCCGGGGCGTGCGCCTACCTGATGGAACATGCGCCCAACGACAAGCGTGCCTTCTATGGCAGTTTCGTGCCGGTATCGACCTTTTCCGCCTTTGCCTGCGCGGCCGTGATTGCCTATGGCCTGGAAGCCGGCCTGTCGGCCGAAGCCATGAATGCCTGGGGCTGGCGCATCCCGTTCCTCATCGCTGCACCTCTGGGGCTGGTTGGCCTGTACCTGCGCTGGCGCATGGAAGAAACCCCGGCGTTCCGCGAAGCCCTCGCCCAAGGCAAGGCGCATGAACATTCGCCGCTCAAGGAAACCCTGCGCCACCATGGCCGGGCGATCCGCAACCTGGGCGCCTTCATCTCGCTCACCGCGCTGTCGTTCTACATGTTCACCACCTACTTCGCCACTTACCTGCAACTGGTCGGCAACCTGACCCGGGCGCAGGCACTGCTGGTGACCACTGTGGCCTTGCTGTTCGCTGCTGTGGGCTGTCCGTTGGCCGGGGCGTTCTCGGACCGCGTCGGGCGGCGCAGGACCATCGGCTTCACCTGCCTGTGGGTGATGCTGTGCGTGTTCCCGGCATACTGGCTGGCCAGCTCCGGTTCGATACCGGGCGCACTGCTGGGGGTAATCCTGCTGGCGGTCGGGGCGTTGTGCAGTGGCGTGGTGACCGCGGCATTGCTGTCGGAAAGCTTCCCTACCCGTACCCGCTATACCGCTTCGGCGATTACCTACAACGTGGCCTATACGCTGTTTGGCGGTACCGCACCGCTGGTGGCGACCTGGCTGATCGGGCAGACCGGCAGCAGCCTGGCTCCGGCGTTCTACCTGGTGGTGATTGCGCTGGTGGCATTGCTGGGTGGGTTGGCGCTGCCGGAGACTTCACGGATTTCGTTGCATGATGAGGTGGGAGGCGACGGCGCGAGGGCTGAGGCTCGTCGTACGGCCTGAGCGTTTGGGGCTGCTTTGCAGCCCCGACAACCTCAACCCTCCTGCCCCTCCTCGCGCCGATACGCCCACTGATACAACGCCGGCAACACCAGCAAGGTCAGCGCGGTGGAGGACAGGATCCCGCCAATCACCACCGTCGCCAGCGGCCGCTGCACCTCCGCTCCGGTCCCGCTGGCCAAGGCCATCGGAATGAACCCCAGCGACGCCACCAGTGCCGTCATCAGCACCGGCCGCAAGCGCGTCAGCGCGCCCTCCTCGACCGCCACCCGCAGCGTGCGCCCTTGTTCACGCAGGCTTCGCACAAAGGCGATCATCACCAGCCCGTTGAGCACCGCCACCCCCGATAAGGCAATGAAGCCGACGCCCGCGGAAATCGACAGCGGGATGTCCCGCACCCACAGCGCCAGCACCCCGCCAGTGAGGGCGAAGGGGATGCCGGTGAACACCAGCAGGCCATCCCTGAGGTTGTTGAACATCATCAGCAACAGGGCCATGACCAGCAGCAAGGCCACCGGCACCACCACCTGCAGGCGCGCAGCCGCCGATTGCAGTTGCTCGAACTGGCCACCCCAGCGTGTCCAGTAACCCGGCGGAATCTGCACCTGCTCGAGCAGCGTCTGTTCAGCCTCCTTGACGAACGAGCCCAGGTCACGGCCACGCACATTGGCACTGACCACCACCACCCGCTTGCCGTCCTCGCGGCTGACCTGGTTCGGCCCCAGTTGCAGGTTCAGCGTGGCCACCTGCGACAACGGGATGAAGCCGATCTGCCCGGTATCCGCCGCCGCACTGGCAGGTACCGGAATCAACAGGCTGGCCAGCCCGTCGACATCCGTGCGCAAGGGTTCCGACAGGCGCACCACCATGTCGAAACGGCGGTCACCTTCATACAACGTACCGGCCGTGCGCCCCCCCACGGCGATGGCGATGGCGTCCTGCACCTCACCGACGTTGAGGCCATGCCGGGCCGCCTTGTCGCGGTCGATGTCGATGGTCAGCACCGGCAGGCCGGTGGTCTGCTCGACCTTCACCTCGGAGGCGCCCGGTACGCCCTGCAAGCGCCTGGCGATTTGCCCGGCAGTGCGGTTGAGCACGTCCATGTCATCGCCGTACAGCTTCACCGCCACATCGCTGCGCACCCCGGATATCAGCTCGTTGAAACGCAACTGGATGGGCTGCGACAGCTCGTGGTTGCTACCCGGCACGCTGGCCGCGGCGCGCTGCACCTCGGCAATCAGTTGCTCTCGCGGCTTGCCCGGGTCTTGCCATTGCGCGCGCGGGCGCAACATCACATAGGCGTCGGAGATGTTGGGCGGCATCGGGTCGGAGGCAATCTCGGCGGTGCCGGTACGGGCGAACACCCGCTGCACTTCCGGCACCTGGGCGATGATTGCCTGCTCCAGGCGCTGCTGCATGGCCACCGACTGCGACAGGCTGGTGCCCGGCACGCGCAAGGCCTGCAGGGCGAAGTCGCCCTCGCTGAGGCTGGGGACGAACTCGCTGCCCATGCGGCTGGCCAGCAGTCCGGACAACAGTACCAGGCTGGCAGCGACGGCAAACGCCAGCTTGCGCCGGCCCAGTACCCAGGCCAGCAGCGGCGCATAGCGCTGACGCGCCGTGCGCATCAGCAAGCCTTCTTCTTCCTTGACCTTGCCAGTGACGAACAGGGCGATGGCCGCCGGTACGAAGGTGACCGAGAGGACCATCGCGCCCAGCAGGGCCGTGACCACGGTGAAAGCCATGGGATGGAACATCTTGCCTTCCACCCCGGTCAGGGCAAAGATCGGCAGGTACACCACCATGATGATCAGCTGCCCGTAGATCAGCGGTCGGCGTGCCTCGCGTGCCGCGGCAAACACCTCATGGAAGCGCTCGGCGCGAGTCAGCATGCGGCCATGGCGATGCTGGGCATGGGCCAGGCGGCGGATGGCGTTTTCCACGATCACCACCGCGCCGTCGACGATGATGCCGAAGTCCAGCGCGCCAAGACTCATCAGGTTGGCGCTGACCTTGTTGGCGAACATACCGGTGAACGTGAACAGCATCGACAACGGGATGACCATGGCAGTGATCAGCGCAGCGCGGATGTTGCCCAGAAACAGGAACAACACGGCGATGACCAGGATGGCGCCTTCGACCAGGTTTTTCTTCACCGTGGCAATGGCTTTTTCCACCAGGTTGGTGCGGTCGTACACCGTCACGGCAACCACGCCCTTGGGCAGGTTGCGGTTGATTTCCACCAGCTTGGCGGCGACCGCCTGGGACACCGAACGGCTGTTCTCGCCAATCAGCATGAACACGGTGCCCAGCACCACTTCCCGACCGTTTTCGGTAGCCGCACCCGAGCGCAACTCTTGCCCCAGGCCCACCTGGGCAACGTGGCTGACCCGGATCGGGCTACCGTCGACAGTGGAGATGACGATGTTGGCGATGTCCTCGGTCGACGCCACCTGCCCCGGCGCGCGGATCAGCAACTGTTCGCCGTTACGCTCGATATAACCGGCGCCAACGTTGGCGTTGTTACGCTCCAGCGCCGTGACCAGGTCGTTGAGGGTGAGCTTGTACGCCGCCAGGCGCTTGGGCTCCGGTGCGATCAGGTATTGCTTGGCATGGCCACCGATGCTGTTCACCTCGGCTACCCCCGGTACATTGCGCAACTGTGGCTTGATGATCCAGTCCTGGATCACCCGCAGGTCGGTGAGGGTGTAGGGCGTGCCGTCCTCCTTCAGGGCGCCCGGCTCGGCTTCCACCGTCCACAGGAAGATCTCACCCAGCCCAGTGGAAATCGGCCCCATGCCCGCTTCGATACCGTCGGGCAGCTGCTCGCGGGCCACCTGCAGGCGCTCGTTGACCAATTGCCGGGCGAAGAACAGGTCGGTGCCGTCGTCGAAAATGACCGTTACCTGCGACAGTCCCGAGCGCGACAGCGAGCGGGTCTGCCTGAGCCCGGGCAGGCCGGCCATGGCGGTCTCGATGGCAAAGGTGATGCGCTGCTCGGTCTCCAGCGGCGAAAAACCGGGCGCGGCGGTGTTGATCTGCACCTGGACGTTGGTGATGTCCGGTACAGCATCGATCGGCAGTTTCTGGTAACTATGGATACCCACCGCGGCCATCAGGACCACAGCCAGCATCACCACCAGGCGCTGCTCGATGGCGAATTGGATCAGGCGTTCGAACATGCAGGGTTCCCCGGGATCAATGGCTGTGTTCGGCCGAGCCTTTGCCCAGCTCGGACTTTAGGACAAAGCTGCCGGCGGCGGCCACCTGGGTACCGGCGGCCAGGCCGCCGGTGACTTCCACCTGGCCAGCGTCGCGGCGGCCGGTCTGCACCGGGCGAGCCTCGAAACCTTCCTCGGTACGGGCAAACACCACGGTCTGCTCTTCCCAGGTTTGCAGAGCGCTTTCCGGTACCACCACGGCGGCATTGAAGCGTTCGATGCTGACCGCGACATTGACGAACAACCCAGGGCGCCATGCACCATTGGGGTTGCCCAGGGTGGCGCGCACGGTGGCGGCGCGGTTCTGCTCGCCGAGCAGGCTGCCGACATAGTTCACCCGGCCCTCGACCTGGGCCTCCAGATCCGGTGCGCTGACCGTGACATGACGGCCAGTCACCACCTTGCCAAGATCACGCGGGGCCACGGCGAAGGTGGCCCAGACCCGGCTCAGGTCGGACAGGGTGAAGGCGTTGCTGGCCGCATCGACCACCTCACCCACGGACAGGTGCTTCTCCACCACCACCGCATCGAACGGTGCACGCAGTTCATAGCGGTTGCCGGCGCCTGCCGGGCCCACGGCGGCAACCTTCTGCCGGGCATTGGCCATGGCGATCTCGGCCTCCTGCAGCGCCTGGCGGGCTTGCAGGTAGTCCTGCTCGGCGCTGATGCGTGCCTGCCACAACTGTTGCTCGCGCTCGAACGTCAGGCGCGCCAGTTCCAGGCGCCGCTGGGCGGCCTGCTGTTCACTGCGCAGATCGGAAATCTGCTGGCTGGCAATAACTGCCAGCACCTGGCCACGCTTGACCGCCTGGCCCAGCTCGGCTTGCACCGTCTCGACCACGCCTGGCACGCGTGGCACGACATGCGCCGTACGGTCTTCGTCGAAGCGGATCTCACCCGGAAAGCTGATGACGGAGCCCAGTTCACCAGGGCCGGCGGTGGCCAGTTGCACACCGGCAGCCTCGACCTGGGCACGAGTCAGGTGCAGCTTGCCCGCTTCCTCGTCGTGGCTTTCGCCAGCCGGTTGTTCAGCATGCTCGTGGCCGTCGTCATCATGCTCATCGTGCAGGGCTTCAGCACTGGAAGCCTTGCCGAGGGCGCCGGTCCAGGCCAGACCAGCGAGGCCGAATACGGCAACCGCCGCGACCAGAAGGGCGATCTTGCGTGGGTTAGTCATTGTTGCTCCTGCTGTGCGGATATTTGCTGAGGTCATCGAGGTCGCCATAGATGCGCTCGACCTGCGCCCGTGCATCGCTCGCCAAGGCCAGCGCCTCGAGGTACAGCCCACGTGCCTCGATCAGCGTGCGCTGGGCATCGAGTACGTCGAGAAAGGCGAACTTGCCCATTTCAAAGCCGCGAGTGGCCGTGTCCACTGCCTGCTGCGCAGCAGGCAGGATGGTGCGGTCATAGGCCTGCACGTCCTCCATGGCCATCGCCCACTGGCTGACAGCGCTGCGCGTTTCACTACGCAGACGCAGCGCCACGGCATTACGCAGATCCCGCGCCTGGTCGGCCCGGCGGGCTGCGGCCAGCACGTTGCCCTGGTTGCGGTCGAACAGCGGCAAAGGCATCGACAGGCCAACCACATTGACCCGCTCGCGGTCTTCGCGGCTGTACTGGCTACCGAGGCTGACGGTGAGGTTGGGAATACGCAGGGCCTTTTCCGAGAAGAGGGACGCGTCGCCGTGCTCGACCTGGGCGGCAGCCAGGCGCCACTCGGCAGTCTGCTCGACCTGACCGAGCAAAGCGTCAGCGCTGGGCGCAACACCGGGGGACAGGTTGGCCGCCTGCAATTGCCCGAAGCTTGCCTGCGGACTGCCGGTCAACCGTGCCAGGGCCTGGTAGGCCACGCTGCTCTCAGTTTGCGCGCGGCGCACTGCGGCCACGGCCTGAGCCAGTTGCACCTGGGCGCGAGTGGCCTCCACCGGTGCCGACTGGCCGGCTGCTACGCGTCCCTGCGCCACCCGCAACCCACGCTCGGTCAATGCCTGCGATTGCTGCGCCAGCTCCACGGCAGTTTGCGCGCGCAGGGCTGCGTGGAAGGCCTGCACCACGTCGGCGCGCAGGCCGTTGCGCTGGCGCTCGAGGCCCAGCTGGGCAATGGCCTGGCTGGCGCTGGCCACGGCGATGCGCGCGCCGCGCTTGCCGCCCAGTTCCAGTGGCTGGCTGAGGGTGACGGTGGTGGTGCTGGTATCGCGGCGGGTGTCCTCCCGCTCCCAGGCCAGCTCCGGGTTGGGGATCAGCCCGGCCTGGCGCCGTTCGCCGTCGGCGATGCCGATTTCCTGGCCGGCCGCAGCCAGCTCCGGGTTATTCGCAAAGGCGGCGGCCAGCGCCTGGGGCAGGCTCAGGCTCGGGCTGGCCTGGGCGCTGGCGGCGCCGGCCAGCAACAGACAGAGCAAGACGAACTTGCGGGGGATGGGCACGAAACAGCTCCTCGTCGGCGAACGTTGGCGAGGCACTGTAGAAAGCGCTGCTTATCGGGGCGGTGGCGGCAAAATGACAATTCTGTAATCAGTACGCGCTTCTCGGTAAGCGCGGTTCGATAATCGCCCACTTTCCCGGTGTCACGCTTCAGCTCGATTGACTAAACTAACCAGTCGGTACAAAACTGGATGCATCC encodes the following:
- a CDS encoding efflux RND transporter permease subunit, with the translated sequence MFERLIQFAIEQRLVVMLAVVLMAAVGIHSYQKLPIDAVPDITNVQVQINTAAPGFSPLETEQRITFAIETAMAGLPGLRQTRSLSRSGLSQVTVIFDDGTDLFFARQLVNERLQVAREQLPDGIEAGMGPISTGLGEIFLWTVEAEPGALKEDGTPYTLTDLRVIQDWIIKPQLRNVPGVAEVNSIGGHAKQYLIAPEPKRLAAYKLTLNDLVTALERNNANVGAGYIERNGEQLLIRAPGQVASTEDIANIVISTVDGSPIRVSHVAQVGLGQELRSGAATENGREVVLGTVFMLIGENSRSVSQAVAAKLVEINRNLPKGVVAVTVYDRTNLVEKAIATVKKNLVEGAILVIAVLFLFLGNIRAALITAMVIPLSMLFTFTGMFANKVSANLMSLGALDFGIIVDGAVVIVENAIRRLAHAQHRHGRMLTRAERFHEVFAAAREARRPLIYGQLIIMVVYLPIFALTGVEGKMFHPMAFTVVTALLGAMVLSVTFVPAAIALFVTGKVKEEEGLLMRTARQRYAPLLAWVLGRRKLAFAVAASLVLLSGLLASRMGSEFVPSLSEGDFALQALRVPGTSLSQSVAMQQRLEQAIIAQVPEVQRVFARTGTAEIASDPMPPNISDAYVMLRPRAQWQDPGKPREQLIAEVQRAAASVPGSNHELSQPIQLRFNELISGVRSDVAVKLYGDDMDVLNRTAGQIARRLQGVPGASEVKVEQTTGLPVLTIDIDRDKAARHGLNVGEVQDAIAIAVGGRTAGTLYEGDRRFDMVVRLSEPLRTDVDGLASLLIPVPASAAADTGQIGFIPLSQVATLNLQLGPNQVSREDGKRVVVVSANVRGRDLGSFVKEAEQTLLEQVQIPPGYWTRWGGQFEQLQSAAARLQVVVPVALLLVMALLLMMFNNLRDGLLVFTGIPFALTGGVLALWVRDIPLSISAGVGFIALSGVAVLNGLVMIAFVRSLREQGRTLRVAVEEGALTRLRPVLMTALVASLGFIPMALASGTGAEVQRPLATVVIGGILSSTALTLLVLPALYQWAYRREEGQEG
- a CDS encoding transporter substrate-binding domain-containing protein, with translation MKTFRTLFLASLFCSGALALPTAQADALADISARGVLKVAVPQDFPPFGSVGPDLKPRGLDIDTAQLLADKLGVKLALTPVNSTNRIPFLTTGKVDLVVSSLGKNPERAAVIDFSRPYAPFYLAVFGPADVDIAGIDAVDGKTISVTRGSIEDMELSAVAPKGAVIKRFEDNNSTIAAYLSGQVELIASGSVVMAAIAEKNPAKVPVVKVKLKDSPVYVGVAKNEPALLEKVNATLDAAKADGSLNRNAEKWLKQPLPADL
- a CDS encoding MFS transporter → MSASHEVSPATLRRVIAASAIGNFVEWFDFAVYGFLATLIASQFFASGDASVALLKTFAVFAVAFALRPLGGIVFGALGDRLGRKRILSLTILLMAGSTTLIGLLPTYASIGLAAPALLTLARCLQGFSAGGEYAGACAYLMEHAPNDKRAFYGSFVPVSTFSAFACAAVIAYGLEAGLSAEAMNAWGWRIPFLIAAPLGLVGLYLRWRMEETPAFREALAQGKAHEHSPLKETLRHHGRAIRNLGAFISLTALSFYMFTTYFATYLQLVGNLTRAQALLVTTVALLFAAVGCPLAGAFSDRVGRRRTIGFTCLWVMLCVFPAYWLASSGSIPGALLGVILLAVGALCSGVVTAALLSESFPTRTRYTASAITYNVAYTLFGGTAPLVATWLIGQTGSSLAPAFYLVVIALVALLGGLALPETSRISLHDEVGGDGARAEARRTA
- a CDS encoding TolC family protein, with the translated sequence MPIPRKFVLLCLLLAGAASAQASPSLSLPQALAAAFANNPELAAAGQEIGIADGERRQAGLIPNPELAWEREDTRRDTSTTTVTLSQPLELGGKRGARIAVASASQAIAQLGLERQRNGLRADVVQAFHAALRAQTAVELAQQSQALTERGLRVAQGRVAAGQSAPVEATRAQVQLAQAVAAVRRAQTESSVAYQALARLTGSPQASFGQLQAANLSPGVAPSADALLGQVEQTAEWRLAAAQVEHGDASLFSEKALRIPNLTVSLGSQYSREDRERVNVVGLSMPLPLFDRNQGNVLAAARRADQARDLRNAVALRLRSETRSAVSQWAMAMEDVQAYDRTILPAAQQAVDTATRGFEMGKFAFLDVLDAQRTLIEARGLYLEALALASDARAQVERIYGDLDDLSKYPHSRSNND
- a CDS encoding efflux RND transporter periplasmic adaptor subunit; translated protein: MTNPRKIALLVAAVAVFGLAGLAWTGALGKASSAEALHDEHDDDGHEHAEQPAGESHDEEAGKLHLTRAQVEAAGVQLATAGPGELGSVISFPGEIRFDEDRTAHVVPRVPGVVETVQAELGQAVKRGQVLAVIASQQISDLRSEQQAAQRRLELARLTFEREQQLWQARISAEQDYLQARQALQEAEIAMANARQKVAAVGPAGAGNRYELRAPFDAVVVEKHLSVGEVVDAASNAFTLSDLSRVWATFAVAPRDLGKVVTGRHVTVSAPDLEAQVEGRVNYVGSLLGEQNRAATVRATLGNPNGAWRPGLFVNVAVSIERFNAAVVVPESALQTWEEQTVVFARTEEGFEARPVQTGRRDAGQVEVTGGLAAGTQVAAAGSFVLKSELGKGSAEHSH
- a CDS encoding FadR/GntR family transcriptional regulator; the encoded protein is MLDTLPRAVPEQALQGIRKLIDEGAYQPGDALPSQRDLAERLGVSRASLREALSSLSALGLVSVQPGKGVFVQVPPPAAFIWPYAEQVSASDTFQLRYALEGFAAGQAALALTADDIDRLEENVEAMRQELRAGHFEAAAQLDYAFHQLLLQACGNHAMLQVITASQDIFLESQKLPFIRPERAMETWQEHRKILRALSRRSQAAAQKAMQEHIRNAASRTGVVFSV
- a CDS encoding amino acid ABC transporter permease translates to MAYEFDFAPVLAQADLLLKGAGFTLQLTAVGTLLGVAIGVLGAGVRAWRVRPFDALFGLYVELIRNTPFIVQLFFIFFGLPALGLRLTEWQAAVLAMVINLGAYSTEIIRAGIQAIPKGQLEAAAALAMSRFEAFRYVVLQPALAKVWPALSSQIVIVMLGSAVCSQIATEELSFAANFIQSRNFRAFETYLLTTALYLLMAILLRQLLAWLGQRLLMGRR